In Streptomyces nojiriensis, one genomic interval encodes:
- a CDS encoding tetratricopeptide repeat protein encodes MHDEHDSLDPALTELRERLTSGMARMQLNQTDLAKRAGLGRTTVSEALSPAKPAPSPQTVAALARALQLPVEELLELQRSAVEDTEGGVRSAPGRSIGEWDPHDLEVHPAGPGDAASGPGRSGARTMPGYVRREHDRVLAGLVKDAAAGRSRAVVLVGSSSTGKTRACWEAVQPLAAQGWRLWHPFDPTRAQDALEDLPRVAPRTVVWLNEAQHYLGDRTAGERIAAAVHQLLVTAECGPVLVLGTLWPEYAARYTALPAPGEGDPYSRVRELLAGRVLTVPETFEAPALAAASALAEGGDRLLADALSRAGAEGRVTQDLAGAPELLNRYRHATPAAAAVLEVAMDARRLGVGLHLPQAFLTDAAADYLTDTDYDQLTDDWAEQAFAELAALVHGKQAPLRRTTPRTQRRPPAPSPALHGPAPSTAGPVFRLADYLEQHGRTSRRHLCPPASFWHAAHTHLTDPDDLGNLTQAAENRHRLQWAHSLRHRAADHGNTNALLLLAVMQDEAGDREGAEAFYRQAADYGNAEALNRLAVMRERAGDREGAEAFYQQAANHGSPHALSRLAVMLERAGDRDGAEALARQAADHGSPYALVHLTVMLERAGDRDGAEALARQAANHGSTNGLHRLAEMREESGDRDGAEALARQTANHGSTNGLHRLAEMREESGDRDGAEALARQTANHGNADTLYHLAQMRGLAGDRDGAEALYRQAADHGSTNGLLRLALVRELAGDRDGAEALARQTADHGNADTLYHLARMRERAGDRDGAETLYRQVADHGNLDGLVHLAEMREEAGNRDGAEALYRQAADHGSTQALVHLAEMMEEAGDRNGVEAVIRQAADHGKADALYRLAEMREQAGDRDGAEALARQTADHGNPRDLYRLAMEPGIFTRLWPYGLDPDGTPTSPWRASVLIERTVPPGTP; translated from the coding sequence ATGCACGACGAACACGACAGCCTGGACCCGGCGCTGACCGAGCTGCGGGAGAGGCTGACGAGCGGGATGGCCCGCATGCAGCTGAACCAGACGGACCTCGCCAAGCGTGCCGGGCTGGGGCGCACGACGGTGTCGGAGGCGCTCTCACCGGCGAAGCCTGCCCCCTCGCCCCAGACGGTGGCGGCCCTGGCCCGTGCTCTGCAGCTGCCAGTGGAGGAGCTGCTGGAGTTGCAGCGGAGCGCGGTCGAGGACACAGAGGGTGGGGTGCGGTCGGCACCAGGCCGTTCGATCGGTGAGTGGGATCCGCACGACCTGGAGGTCCACCCGGCCGGGCCGGGTGACGCCGCCTCCGGGCCCGGGAGGTCGGGGGCCCGGACGATGCCCGGGTATGTACGGCGCGAGCATGACCGGGTACTGGCCGGGCTGGTGAAGGACGCCGCAGCCGGCCGTAGTCGGGCCGTGGTGTTGGTGGGCAGTTCGTCGACGGGGAAGACGCGGGCGTGCTGGGAGGCAGTACAGCCGCTCGCGGCGCAGGGGTGGCGGCTGTGGCATCCCTTCGACCCGACCCGCGCCCAGGACGCCCTGGAGGACCTGCCTCGTGTCGCGCCGCGCACCGTGGTGTGGCTGAACGAGGCCCAGCACTACCTCGGCGACCGCACGGCGGGCGAGCGGATCGCGGCGGCCGTGCACCAGTTACTGGTGACCGCGGAGTGCGGGCCGGTCCTGGTGCTGGGCACGCTCTGGCCCGAGTACGCCGCCCGGTACACGGCCCTGCCCGCGCCGGGTGAGGGCGATCCATACAGCCGGGTGCGGGAGTTGCTGGCCGGCCGCGTGCTGACCGTTCCCGAGACGTTCGAAGCTCCGGCGCTGGCCGCCGCGTCCGCTCTTGCCGAGGGCGGGGACCGGCTTCTGGCTGACGCCCTCAGCCGTGCGGGCGCCGAGGGGCGGGTCACCCAGGACCTCGCCGGTGCCCCCGAACTCCTCAACCGCTACCGGCACGCGACCCCGGCCGCCGCAGCGGTACTGGAAGTGGCGATGGACGCCCGCCGCCTCGGTGTCGGCCTCCACCTCCCCCAGGCTTTCCTCACCGACGCCGCCGCCGACTACCTCACCGACACCGACTACGACCAGCTCACCGACGACTGGGCCGAGCAAGCTTTCGCCGAACTCGCCGCCCTCGTCCACGGCAAACAGGCCCCCTTGCGCCGCACCACCCCCCGCACCCAGCGACGTCCCCCCGCCCCGTCCCCGGCTCTTCACGGCCCGGCCCCGTCGACCGCGGGACCGGTGTTCCGGCTCGCCGACTACCTCGAACAGCACGGCCGCACCAGCCGCAGGCACCTGTGCCCGCCCGCGTCGTTCTGGCACGCCGCCCACACCCACCTCACCGACCCCGACGACCTCGGCAACCTCACCCAGGCAGCCGAGAACCGGCACCGCCTGCAATGGGCCCACTCCCTCCGCCACCGCGCCGCCGACCACGGCAACACCAACGCCCTATTACTTCTGGCCGTGATGCAGGACGAGGCCGGGGACCGGGAGGGTGCCGAAGCCTTCTACCGGCAGGCCGCCGACTACGGCAATGCCGAGGCCCTGAACCGCTTGGCCGTGATGCGGGAGCGGGCCGGGGACCGGGAGGGTGCCGAAGCCTTCTACCAGCAGGCCGCCAACCACGGCAGCCCCCACGCCCTGAGCCGCTTGGCCGTGATGCTGGAGCGGGCCGGGGACCGGGACGGCGCTGAAGCCCTGGCCCGGCAGGCCGCCGACCACGGCAGCCCCTACGCCCTGGTTCACCTGACTGTGATGCTGGAGCGGGCCGGGGACCGGGACGGCGCCGAAGCCCTGGCCCGGCAGGCCGCCAACCACGGCAGCACCAACGGCCTGCACCGCCTGGCCGAGATGCGGGAGGAATCCGGGGACCGCGACGGCGCCGAAGCCCTGGCCCGGCAGACCGCCAACCACGGCAGCACCAACGGCCTGCACCGCCTGGCCGAGATGCGGGAGGAATCCGGGGACCGCGACGGCGCCGAAGCCCTGGCCCGGCAGACCGCCAACCACGGCAACGCCGACACCCTGTACCACCTGGCCCAGATGCGGGGGCTGGCCGGGGACCGGGACGGCGCCGAGGCCCTCTACCGGCAGGCCGCCGACCACGGCAGCACCAACGGCCTGCTGCGCCTGGCCCTGGTGCGGGAGCTGGCCGGGGACCGCGACGGCGCCGAAGCCCTGGCCCGGCAGACCGCCGACCACGGCAACGCCGACACCCTGTACCACCTGGCCCGTATGCGTGAGCGGGCGGGGGACCGCGACGGCGCCGAAACTCTCTACCGACAGGTCGCCGACCACGGCAACCTCGATGGCCTGGTTCACCTGGCCGAGATGCGGGAGGAGGCCGGGAACAGAGACGGCGCCGAAGCCCTCTACCGGCAGGCCGCCGACCACGGCAGTACCCAAGCCCTGGTTCACCTGGCCGAGATGATGGAAGAGGCCGGGGACCGGAACGGCGTCGAAGCCGTGATCCGGCAGGCCGCCGACCACGGCAAGGCCGACGCCCTGTACCGCCTGGCCGAGATGCGGGAGCAGGCCGGGGACCGCGACGGCGCCGAAGCCCTGGCCCGGCAGACCGCCGACCACGGAAACCCTCGCGACCTGTACCGCCTGGCCATGGAGCCTGGAATCTTCACCAGGCTGTGGCCGTATGGCCTGGACCCGGACGGCACACCTACATCTCCATGGCGAGCGTCCGTGTTGATTGAGCGGACCGTACCGCCGGGCACGCCGTAG
- a CDS encoding helix-turn-helix domain-containing protein, whose product MKWNERTTGQRIKLLRGAVTQEELAENAGLSIATVRKAEQDRGQISLPTLLRLAHVLGADIPVIVGQQAPRRALLADDRTTLRELSRTVHDTAAGIGTDREPVDFADDLAAGWDAYRAGRIGVAGQFAASCVRDAATALADAAEDRRMAARGVLADAYRLAAYVANQFGVRDLAYAAIGHAAD is encoded by the coding sequence ATGAAGTGGAACGAGCGCACCACCGGTCAGCGAATCAAGCTGCTGCGCGGAGCCGTCACTCAGGAAGAACTCGCCGAGAACGCGGGCCTGTCCATCGCCACGGTCCGAAAGGCCGAGCAGGACCGGGGCCAAATCTCGCTGCCCACCCTCCTGCGGCTCGCACACGTCCTGGGCGCCGACATCCCTGTGATCGTTGGCCAGCAGGCCCCCCGGAGGGCGCTGCTCGCGGACGACCGGACCACCCTGCGCGAGCTGTCGCGCACGGTCCACGACACCGCCGCGGGGATCGGCACCGACAGGGAACCCGTCGACTTCGCCGACGATCTCGCGGCGGGATGGGACGCCTACCGGGCCGGGCGTATCGGGGTGGCCGGGCAGTTCGCCGCATCCTGCGTCAGGGACGCGGCGACGGCCCTGGCGGACGCCGCCGAGGACCGCCGCATGGCCGCACGCGGAGTTCTCGCCGATGCCTACCGCCTGGCCGCCTACGTCGCCAACCAGTTCGGAGTCCGCGATCTCGCGTACGCCGCCATCGGCCACGCCGCCGACTAG
- a CDS encoding DUF6233 domain-containing protein, translating into MPDASPSAPITLVLPDGQAIERVRLYEREQLDTGLWMYRIGVPLWQTAVGGGVEPAEYGTWVTAEQLRPLPGIDLGGIPAHPRTRTSAPARWAWLLDGRAHGRPATVHAEGCRNATDRAHPLGTVQALDALARPGTTACTVCDAAEALLPILAHGQDDGG; encoded by the coding sequence GTGCCCGATGCCTCCCCGTCGGCCCCGATCACCCTGGTCCTCCCTGACGGGCAGGCCATCGAGCGGGTACGGCTCTACGAACGCGAGCAGCTCGACACCGGACTGTGGATGTACCGCATCGGCGTGCCCCTGTGGCAGACCGCCGTGGGTGGCGGCGTCGAGCCGGCCGAGTACGGCACGTGGGTCACCGCCGAGCAGCTGCGCCCTCTGCCCGGGATCGACCTGGGCGGCATCCCGGCCCACCCGCGTACCCGTACCTCGGCGCCGGCCCGGTGGGCGTGGCTGCTCGACGGCCGCGCCCACGGCCGCCCGGCCACCGTCCACGCCGAGGGCTGCCGGAACGCCACCGACCGCGCGCATCCGCTGGGCACGGTGCAGGCGCTCGACGCGCTCGCGCGGCCCGGCACGACGGCCTGCACCGTGTGCGACGCGGCCGAGGCGCTGCTGCCGATCCTCGCCCACGGCCAGGACGACGGCGGCTGA
- a CDS encoding phosphotransferase, translating to MFEAPAPATVDRMLAAQRHAADQFGLCATGRRVWGYRGRTLSGAAGPHWLRVVCAEAGTEGGILWDGPSTSRALPVSVPRPDLFRIRYWTTDGYALAALDALADVPPPADREDVREEYLRRVIPQFTGHQADAVTWSTAHGDLHYGNVTRGPHILDWEGWGRAPYGYDAATLYVYALLTPETATRIRAQLAYVLDRPKARTGLLTVCAQVLQAQDRVDFYAELAGPVREHLAHL from the coding sequence ATGTTCGAGGCCCCCGCTCCCGCCACCGTCGACCGGATGCTGGCCGCCCAGCGGCACGCCGCCGATCAGTTCGGCCTGTGTGCCACCGGCCGCCGGGTGTGGGGGTACCGGGGCCGCACCCTTTCGGGCGCCGCAGGCCCGCACTGGCTGCGCGTGGTCTGCGCCGAGGCCGGCACCGAGGGCGGCATCCTGTGGGACGGCCCGTCCACCTCCCGCGCCCTCCCCGTGTCGGTGCCACGCCCCGACCTGTTCCGCATCCGGTACTGGACCACCGACGGCTACGCGCTGGCGGCCCTGGACGCCCTCGCCGACGTCCCGCCGCCGGCGGACCGCGAGGACGTACGGGAGGAGTACCTGCGCCGCGTCATCCCCCAGTTCACCGGCCACCAGGCCGACGCCGTCACCTGGTCCACCGCCCACGGAGACCTCCACTACGGCAACGTCACCCGGGGCCCGCACATCCTGGACTGGGAAGGGTGGGGCCGCGCCCCGTACGGCTACGACGCGGCCACCCTGTACGTGTACGCGCTGCTGACCCCCGAGACGGCCACCCGCATCCGGGCCCAGCTGGCCTACGTCCTGGACCGGCCCAAGGCACGCACCGGCCTGCTGACCGTCTGCGCCCAGGTCCTCCAGGCCCAGGACCGCGTCGACTTCTACGCCGAGCTTGCCGGCCCCGTGCGCGAGCACCTGGCCCACCTGTAG
- a CDS encoding phage tail protein, with product MLTGDTFSSSAFAIELGKFQVETVQDVSGLTLEQDVVETRQASATGELIVRKQPGARKSGEITVTRGLDKSTAFTDWIKATLVNADLDSARQNITIALKDAQKQTVRRIHLSNAWASRWEGPSLGASESGPATEQVTITYEDITVE from the coding sequence GTGTTGACCGGTGACACCTTCAGCAGCAGTGCATTCGCCATCGAGCTTGGCAAGTTCCAGGTGGAGACCGTCCAGGACGTCTCGGGACTCACTCTGGAGCAGGACGTAGTGGAGACCCGGCAGGCCTCGGCGACCGGTGAGCTGATCGTTCGCAAGCAGCCGGGGGCGCGCAAGTCCGGCGAGATCACGGTCACCCGCGGCCTGGACAAGAGCACCGCGTTCACCGACTGGATCAAGGCCACCCTGGTCAACGCCGACCTCGACTCCGCCCGCCAGAACATCACGATCGCGCTGAAAGACGCGCAGAAGCAGACCGTCCGCCGCATCCACCTCAGCAACGCCTGGGCGTCCCGCTGGGAGGGGCCGTCGTTGGGAGCGTCCGAATCCGGGCCCGCGACGGAGCAGGTGACGATCACTTACGAAGACATCACCGTCGAATAG
- a CDS encoding ATP-dependent DNA ligase, translating to MTLRPPVEPMLAQAAEAVPGPAAVRAGVAYEQKLDGHRALLFTAAGPGGTVVVQTRRGALVQDRWPDLVAAAEAQLPHVLVLDGELVVWDTEAGRLSFEVLQRRAATRARGALALAARWPAYFVVFDLLQHDGQELLTRPYVERRALLENLFSEHALSVPWTLVPQTTDLATAREWLESWTDVSGVEGILVKPLNGRYLPGYRGWTKIRRRDTTEAIVGAITGTLTRPGLLVLGRHDHDGRLRAVGRTVPLRPDAARQVAEHLTAAAPGHPWTGAKFSATWGSRDVLDTTLVHPALVAEVSADRAVDHGWIYRHPLRFQRLRLDVGLGDVPRFGRGPTAAAG from the coding sequence GTGACGCTCAGGCCGCCGGTGGAGCCGATGCTGGCGCAGGCCGCGGAAGCCGTGCCGGGCCCGGCCGCTGTGCGGGCGGGGGTGGCGTACGAGCAGAAGCTGGACGGTCACCGGGCGCTGCTGTTCACCGCGGCCGGCCCGGGCGGCACGGTGGTGGTGCAGACCCGTCGCGGGGCGCTGGTGCAGGACCGGTGGCCGGACCTGGTGGCGGCCGCCGAGGCGCAGCTGCCTCACGTCCTGGTCCTCGACGGCGAACTGGTCGTCTGGGACACCGAGGCCGGCCGGTTGTCCTTCGAGGTGTTGCAGCGCCGGGCCGCGACCCGCGCCCGCGGCGCCCTGGCCCTCGCCGCGCGGTGGCCGGCCTACTTCGTCGTCTTCGACCTCTTGCAGCACGACGGCCAGGAGCTCCTCACCCGCCCGTACGTCGAGAGGCGCGCCCTGCTGGAGAACCTGTTCTCCGAGCACGCCCTGAGCGTACCGTGGACGCTCGTCCCGCAGACGACGGACCTGGCCACAGCACGAGAGTGGCTGGAGTCCTGGACGGACGTGTCCGGGGTGGAGGGGATCCTGGTCAAGCCCCTGAACGGCCGCTACCTGCCCGGCTACCGGGGATGGACCAAGATCAGACGCCGGGACACCACGGAGGCGATCGTCGGCGCGATCACCGGAACCCTGACCCGCCCCGGCCTCCTCGTCCTCGGCCGCCACGACCACGACGGCCGGCTGCGCGCGGTCGGCCGGACCGTACCGCTGCGCCCGGACGCCGCCCGGCAGGTCGCCGAGCACCTCACCGCGGCCGCACCCGGACACCCGTGGACGGGGGCCAAGTTCTCGGCGACGTGGGGGAGCCGCGACGTCCTCGACACCACCCTCGTCCACCCCGCTCTGGTCGCCGAGGTCAGCGCCGACCGGGCCGTCGACCACGGCTGGATCTACCGCCACCCGCTCCGCTTCCAACGGCTGCGTCTGGACGTGGGCCTTGGAGACGTGCCCAGGTTCGGCCGGGGGCCGACCGCGGCCGCCGGCTGA
- a CDS encoding IS5 family transposase (programmed frameshift), whose amino-acid sequence MGRGDLTNMEWSILEPHLPPSGGRGGRWSDHRTVINGIIFRVRTGVPWRDLPERYGPWKTVYERHRRWSADGTWDRILCAVQADADLGGRIDWSMIGVDSTSCRAHQHAAGASKATPRIPKKGTTPRHHRTDEGLGRSRGGLTCKVHLAGEGGCRPLALLLTPGQWGDAPQMVNVLERIRVPRPNGGRPRTRPDRVSGDKAYSSRRNRRYLRRRHIKHTIPEPRDQRANRRRRGSKGGRPAGFDKEQYKRRNEVERTINRIKNFRAVATRYEKRAYVFHSTVTVASIRLWLRT is encoded by the exons ATGGGTCGGGGGGATCTGACGAACATGGAGTGGTCGATTCTGGAGCCTCATCTGCCGCCTTCGGGCGGACGCGGCGGCCGGTGGAGCGACCATCGCACCGTCATCAACGGGATCATCTTCAGGGTCCGCACAGGAGTTCCGTGGCGTGACCTACCGGAGCGGTACGGCCCTTGGAAGACCGTCTACGAAAGACATCGCCGCTGGTCGGCGGACGGCACCTGGGACAGGATCCTGTGCGCCGTGCAAGCCGACGCCGATCTCGGCGGCCGGATCGACTGGAGCATGATCGGCGTGGACTCGACCTCGTGCCGGGCCCACCAGCACGCGGCCGGCGCCAGCAAAGCCACGCCCCGGATCCCGAAAAAGG GGACGACGCCCCGACACCACCGCACCGACGAGGGGCTCGGCCGGTCCCGGGGCGGTCTGACCTGCAAGGTTCACCTCGCAGGGGAAGGCGGCTGCCGCCCTCTCGCACTGCTGCTGACACCGGGGCAGTGGGGCGACGCGCCACAGATGGTGAACGTCCTCGAACGAATCCGGGTACCCCGCCCGAACGGCGGGCGCCCTCGAACCCGCCCGGACCGCGTCAGCGGCGACAAGGCGTATAGCTCCCGCCGAAACCGCCGCTACCTGCGAAGACGCCACATCAAGCACACGATTCCTGAGCCGAGGGACCAGCGGGCCAACCGCAGACGCCGTGGCAGCAAGGGCGGCCGCCCCGCTGGCTTCGACAAGGAGCAGTACAAGCGACGCAACGAAGTCGAGCGGACCATCAACCGGATCAAGAACTTCCGAGCCGTGGCAACCCGCTACGAGAAACGGGCCTACGTCTTTCACAGCACCGTCACCGTCGCCTCGATCCGGCTATGGCTTCGGACGTGA
- a CDS encoding YnfA family protein: MTVARSVALFVVAALFEIGGAWLVWQGIREHKGWIWIGAGVIALGLYGVVATFQSDDNFGRILAAYGGIFVAGSIAWGMVADGYRPDRYDVIGALVCLAGMAVIMYAPRSH; encoded by the coding sequence ATGACTGTCGCTCGTTCCGTTGCCCTGTTCGTCGTCGCCGCCCTGTTCGAGATCGGCGGCGCCTGGCTGGTGTGGCAGGGCATCCGCGAGCACAAAGGCTGGATCTGGATCGGCGCCGGCGTCATCGCGCTGGGCCTCTACGGGGTCGTGGCGACCTTCCAGTCCGACGACAACTTCGGCCGCATCCTCGCCGCCTACGGCGGGATCTTCGTCGCCGGGTCGATCGCCTGGGGCATGGTCGCCGACGGCTACCGCCCCGACCGCTACGACGTCATCGGAGCCCTGGTCTGCCTTGCCGGGATGGCCGTGATCATGTACGCGCCCCGCAGCCACTGA
- a CDS encoding MerR family transcriptional regulator, which translates to MSTGLRSGQVAEAAGVNVQTLRYYERRGLLAEPERSNGGHRLYGEDAVTALRVIKAAQRLGFTLEEVAELLEAGRHRHGRPVAGLQDRAAAKLAEVDAKIADLTTIRTALAAAVEAGCDDLTVCASSTCCPIPFTDLAEENRHAGPCC; encoded by the coding sequence GTGAGTACGGGCCTGCGCAGTGGGCAGGTGGCCGAGGCGGCCGGGGTGAACGTCCAGACGCTGCGCTACTACGAGCGGCGTGGCCTGCTGGCCGAGCCGGAGCGCAGCAACGGCGGTCACCGGCTGTACGGCGAGGACGCGGTGACCGCCCTGCGGGTGATCAAGGCCGCCCAGCGGCTCGGGTTCACGCTGGAGGAGGTCGCCGAGCTCCTGGAGGCCGGCCGCCACCGGCACGGCCGCCCCGTCGCCGGGCTCCAGGACCGGGCCGCAGCCAAACTCGCCGAGGTCGACGCGAAGATCGCCGACCTGACCACCATCCGCACCGCCCTGGCCGCCGCCGTCGAGGCCGGGTGCGACGACCTGACCGTCTGCGCCTCCAGCACATGCTGCCCCATCCCCTTCACCGACCTCGCCGAGGAGAACCGCCATGCCGGACCCTGCTGCTGA